From the Musa acuminata AAA Group cultivar baxijiao chromosome BXJ3-7, Cavendish_Baxijiao_AAA, whole genome shotgun sequence genome, one window contains:
- the LOC135643294 gene encoding homeobox-leucine zipper protein ATHB-23-like isoform X2, with translation MMALYFSPAVTWTPQLVLLDSTHIFLSYTPPMSPSSSHYHACVSSLFSKLLSPSYHCSNQFLRPPMFLNQMACNRMPLFFPANLVLQTAHEENHQQQLHTSTSPLLPTDPPRFGGEKQQYLASCGMGNRSIPFSRVEACEEMNVEEDLSDDALQPGGEKKRRLNSEQVRTLERNFEMGNKLDADRKMELARALGLQPRQVAVWFQNRRARWKIKQLEKDHDELKRQLEIMKTENEALQARNKKLLSELLALKDREPSEPINLNKETEGSSSSDTDLDFSRRRPSSVSQPRRSSKSETAKDEGFCNMFCSTDEQSALWAWSEQHNFHH, from the exons ATGATGGCCCTCTACTTCTCCCCAGCTGTAACCTGGACTCCACAACTTGTCCTTCTTGACAGTACACATATCTTCCTTTCATATACTCCACCGATGAGTCCTTCCTCCTCCCACTACCATGCATGtgtttcttctctcttctccaaGCTCCTATCTCCCTCTTACCACTGCAGCAATCAGTTTCTGCGACCACCAATGTTTCTGAACCAGATGGCCTGCAATAGGATGCCGCTATTCTTCCCTGCAAACTTGGTGCTGCAGACCGCTCATGAAGAGAACCACCAGCAGCAGCTACACACCTCCACGTCTCCCCTGCTCCCCACCGATCCACCACGATTCGGAGGTGAGAAGCAGCAGTACCTTGCAAGCTGCGGCATGGGAAACAGATCCATTCCCTTCTCGAGGGTGGAGGCCTGCGAGGAGATGAATGTGGAGGAGGACCTCTCCGACGACGCGCTGCAGCCGGgcggggagaagaagaggaggctgAACTCGGAGCAGGTGCGGACATTGGAGAGGAACTTCGAGATGGGCAACAAGCTGGACGCGGACAGGAAGATGGAGTTGGCCAGGGCGCTGGGGCTGCAGCCGAGGCAGGTCGCCGTCTGGTTCCAGAACAGGAGGGCGAGGTGGAAGATCAAGCAGCTGGAGAAGGACCACGACGAGCTCAAGAGGCAGCTGGAGATCATGAAGACCGAGAACGAAGCCCTGCAAGCCCGGAACAAGAAGCTTCTCTCCGAG CTTCTGGCACTCAAAGACAGGGAACCCTCCGAGCCCATCAATCTCAACAAGGAAACAGAGGGCTCATCCAGCTCTGATACCGATTTGGATTTCTCCAGGCGTAGGCCATCGAGTGTCTCCCAACCACGTCGTTCCTCCAAGTCGGAGACAGCCAAGGATGAGGGCTTCTGCAACATGTTCTGCAGCACAGATGAGCAATCTGCACTCTGGGCGTGGTCAGAGCAACACAACTTCCATCACTAG
- the LOC135643294 gene encoding uncharacterized protein LOC135643294 isoform X1 produces the protein MMALYFSPAVTWTPQLVLLDSTHIFLSYTPPMSPSSSHYHACVSSLFSKLLSPSYHCSNQFLRPPMFLNQMACNRMPLFFPANLVLQTAHEENHQQQLHTSTSPLLPTDPPRFGGEKQQYLASCGMGNRSIPFSRVEACEEMNVEEDLSDDALQPGGEKKRRLNSEQVRTLERNFEMGNKLDADRKMELARALGLQPRQVAVWFQNRRARWKIKQLEKDHDELKRQLEIMKTENEALQARNKKLLSETGNPPSPSISTRKQRAHPALIPIWISPGVGHRVSPNHVVPPSRRQPRMRASATCSAAQMSNLHSGRGQSNTTSITSVCTLVHGEESCLFELETGGSGYVLNNY, from the exons ATGATGGCCCTCTACTTCTCCCCAGCTGTAACCTGGACTCCACAACTTGTCCTTCTTGACAGTACACATATCTTCCTTTCATATACTCCACCGATGAGTCCTTCCTCCTCCCACTACCATGCATGtgtttcttctctcttctccaaGCTCCTATCTCCCTCTTACCACTGCAGCAATCAGTTTCTGCGACCACCAATGTTTCTGAACCAGATGGCCTGCAATAGGATGCCGCTATTCTTCCCTGCAAACTTGGTGCTGCAGACCGCTCATGAAGAGAACCACCAGCAGCAGCTACACACCTCCACGTCTCCCCTGCTCCCCACCGATCCACCACGATTCGGAGGTGAGAAGCAGCAGTACCTTGCAAGCTGCGGCATGGGAAACAGATCCATTCCCTTCTCGAGGGTGGAGGCCTGCGAGGAGATGAATGTGGAGGAGGACCTCTCCGACGACGCGCTGCAGCCGGgcggggagaagaagaggaggctgAACTCGGAGCAGGTGCGGACATTGGAGAGGAACTTCGAGATGGGCAACAAGCTGGACGCGGACAGGAAGATGGAGTTGGCCAGGGCGCTGGGGCTGCAGCCGAGGCAGGTCGCCGTCTGGTTCCAGAACAGGAGGGCGAGGTGGAAGATCAAGCAGCTGGAGAAGGACCACGACGAGCTCAAGAGGCAGCTGGAGATCATGAAGACCGAGAACGAAGCCCTGCAAGCCCGGAACAAGAAGCTTCTCTCCGAG ACAGGGAACCCTCCGAGCCCATCAATCTCAACAAGGAAACAGAGGGCTCATCCAGCTCTGATACCGATTTGGATTTCTCCAGGCGTAGGCCATCGAGTGTCTCCCAACCACGTCGTTCCTCCAAGTCGGAGACAGCCAAGGATGAGGGCTTCTGCAACATGTTCTGCAGCACAGATGAGCAATCTGCACTCTGGGCGTGGTCAGAGCAACACAACTTCCATCACTAGTGTTTGCACACTGGTGCATGGTGAAGAAAGCTGCCTATTTGAACTGGAAACAGGGGGGAGTGGCTATGTACTAAATAATTATTGA